Proteins from a genomic interval of Mycobacterium conspicuum:
- a CDS encoding helicase-related protein: MTATTFPPGTLVRARGRDWLVIPGGTETMLHARPLGGSDAETTLLLRDFDHPTPSVFTPPTVEDRGDSTRARLLRDALRLSFQATGGPFRSFARIGVTPRNYQLVPLMMATAQDTTRLLIADGVGIGKTVEAGLIVAELLATGDADRLAVLCSPQLAPQWQSELATKFGIDAKLLLPSTVNRLQRTVPFGSTLYEHYPHLVISTDFIKQHTRRDEFAVYCPELVIVDEAHTCVAASTAAKTSHAHLRYTLLRKLADDPTRHLLLLTATPHSGDNEAWQSLIGLLDARLDDLPADLSGRDRENDRKLLAQFMIQRQRADIREYLDEDTPFPERQSTETSYQLTPGYRELFDNVMAFVRKEVDDPTLSAVHRRVRWWSAIALLRCLASSPAAAEQTLLNRAALSADDTTESLDARAEPRILDTDIDDTTEGEDTAFGWDIEEHTKPTKTQRRLRELAVAAAELKGPKADAKLKRLIPLLTGLLTDGYHPIVFCRYIPTGDYLAEHLGAALTKKVAGLRIDAVTGNLPPEERELRVNTLTDHPGPRLLIATDCLSEGINLQEGFTAVVHYDLAWNPTRHEQREGRVDRFGQQADTVRTITYYGEDNGIDGIVLDVLIRRHNKILKATGVSVPVPVDSTTVMKAIWESLLLRGKETEQLTLDLGAATSHTLAEAVEVEWFNVAEREKASRSRFRQAGIKPAAVSKLLDEIRSALGGPADAEHFTRTALSLLGATIADTADGFTARTDTLPPEVRNQLPVTKDHRLHFHRSLPVPPGHHVLNRVDAVVETLSRYVLDAALDPTLSALLRPGRRAAVARSSAVQKVTTLLVVRYRFEVTLPGSRATVTQVAEDAHFLAFTATGDHIHWLPTDEVDQLLTIPPTANVADALADTQLTRALHRLPDLHSHLEATGRHKADQLVAEHRDVRTGSRAGGKTVTAKLLPPPDVLGVYVFLPDGAAR; encoded by the coding sequence ATGACGGCCACCACTTTCCCGCCCGGCACCCTGGTGCGCGCCCGCGGTCGCGACTGGCTGGTCATCCCCGGCGGCACTGAGACCATGCTGCACGCCCGCCCGCTGGGCGGCAGCGACGCCGAAACCACGCTGCTGCTACGCGATTTCGACCACCCCACCCCGTCGGTGTTCACCCCGCCCACGGTTGAGGACCGCGGCGATTCCACCCGTGCCCGGCTGTTGCGCGACGCGCTGCGACTGTCGTTTCAGGCCACCGGCGGCCCGTTCCGCTCCTTCGCCCGCATCGGCGTCACCCCCCGCAACTACCAGCTGGTGCCGCTGATGATGGCCACCGCCCAAGACACCACCCGGCTGCTGATCGCCGACGGCGTCGGCATCGGCAAAACCGTGGAAGCCGGACTGATCGTCGCCGAACTGCTGGCCACCGGCGACGCCGACCGGCTGGCCGTGCTCTGCTCGCCGCAGCTGGCCCCGCAGTGGCAGTCCGAACTGGCCACCAAGTTCGGGATCGACGCCAAGCTGTTATTGCCCTCCACCGTCAACCGGCTGCAACGCACCGTGCCGTTCGGGTCCACCCTCTACGAGCACTACCCGCACCTGGTGATCTCCACCGACTTCATCAAGCAGCACACCCGCCGCGACGAATTCGCTGTGTACTGCCCGGAATTGGTCATCGTCGACGAGGCCCACACCTGCGTGGCCGCCTCCACCGCGGCCAAGACCTCGCATGCCCACCTGCGCTACACGCTGCTGCGCAAGCTCGCCGACGACCCCACCCGCCACCTGCTGCTGCTGACCGCCACCCCGCACAGCGGCGACAACGAGGCCTGGCAGTCCCTCATCGGTCTGCTCGACGCCCGGCTGGACGACCTGCCCGCCGACCTGTCCGGCCGCGACCGTGAAAACGACCGAAAGCTGCTGGCGCAATTCATGATTCAGCGACAGCGCGCCGACATCCGCGAGTACCTCGACGAGGACACCCCGTTCCCGGAGCGACAGTCCACCGAGACCTCGTATCAGCTGACCCCCGGCTACCGGGAGCTGTTCGATAACGTCATGGCCTTCGTCCGCAAAGAGGTCGACGACCCGACGCTGAGCGCCGTGCACCGCCGGGTCCGCTGGTGGTCGGCCATCGCGCTGCTGCGCTGCCTGGCCTCCAGCCCAGCCGCCGCCGAACAGACCCTCCTCAACCGGGCCGCGCTCAGCGCCGACGACACCACCGAATCCCTGGACGCCCGCGCCGAACCCCGCATCCTGGACACCGACATCGACGACACCACCGAGGGCGAGGACACCGCGTTCGGCTGGGACATCGAGGAACACACCAAACCCACCAAAACCCAACGCCGGCTCCGCGAGCTTGCCGTCGCCGCCGCGGAGCTCAAGGGCCCCAAGGCCGACGCCAAGCTCAAGCGGCTCATCCCGCTGCTGACCGGCCTGCTCACCGACGGCTACCACCCCATCGTGTTCTGCCGCTACATTCCCACCGGCGATTACCTCGCCGAGCACTTGGGCGCCGCCCTGACCAAAAAGGTTGCCGGCCTGCGCATCGACGCCGTCACCGGCAACCTGCCCCCAGAGGAGCGCGAACTGCGGGTCAATACGCTCACCGACCACCCCGGCCCGCGGCTGCTGATCGCCACCGACTGCCTCTCGGAAGGCATCAACCTGCAGGAGGGCTTCACCGCCGTCGTGCATTATGACCTGGCCTGGAACCCCACCCGCCACGAACAACGCGAAGGCCGGGTGGACCGCTTCGGCCAGCAAGCCGACACCGTGCGCACCATCACCTACTACGGTGAGGACAACGGCATCGACGGCATCGTGCTCGACGTCCTGATCCGCCGGCACAACAAGATCCTGAAAGCCACCGGGGTCTCGGTGCCGGTGCCGGTGGACTCCACCACCGTGATGAAAGCCATCTGGGAGTCACTCCTGTTGCGCGGCAAGGAAACCGAACAACTCACTCTCGACCTCGGGGCAGCAACCTCGCACACACTGGCTGAAGCTGTCGAGGTCGAATGGTTCAACGTCGCCGAACGAGAGAAGGCCTCCCGCTCCCGGTTCCGCCAGGCCGGCATCAAACCCGCCGCAGTGTCCAAACTCCTCGACGAGATCCGCAGCGCCCTCGGCGGTCCCGCCGACGCCGAACACTTCACCCGCACCGCGCTGTCCCTGCTCGGCGCAACCATCGCCGACACCGCCGACGGCTTCACCGCCCGCACCGACACCCTGCCCCCCGAGGTGCGCAACCAGCTGCCCGTGACCAAGGACCACCGGCTGCACTTCCACCGCTCCCTGCCCGTGCCGCCCGGCCACCACGTGCTCAACCGCGTCGACGCCGTCGTGGAAACCCTGTCCCGCTACGTGCTCGACGCCGCCCTCGATCCCACCCTGTCCGCGCTGCTGCGGCCCGGCCGGCGCGCCGCAGTGGCCCGCTCCTCGGCCGTGCAAAAGGTCACCACCCTGCTGGTGGTGCGCTACCGCTTCGAGGTCACCCTGCCCGGCTCCCGGGCCACGGTTACCCAGGTCGCCGAGGACGCCCACTTCCTGGCCTTCACCGCCACCGGCGACCACATCCACTGGCTGCCCACCGACGAGGTCGACCAGCTGCTCACCATCCCGCCCACCGCCAACGTCGCCGACGCACTCGCCGACACCCAACTGACCCGCGCCCTGCACCGCCTGCCCGACCTACACAGCCACCTCGAGGCGACCGGCCGGCACAAAGCCGACCAGCTCGTCGCCGAGCACCGCGACGTGCGCACTGGCAGCCGCGCCGGCGGCAAGACCGTGACCGCCAAACTGCTACCACCACCCGACGTGCTCGGCGTCTACGTGTTCCTCCCAGACGGGGCCGCCCGATGA